One Micromonospora eburnea genomic region harbors:
- the fdhD gene encoding formate dehydrogenase accessory sulfurtransferase FdhD: MGRATDRRSVLRIDLDAAADGRARVRRQDTLAVEEPLEIRVGPAGPGRRKPLAVTMRTPGDDLDLAIGFLLTEGLIRSAEDVHTAQLCAGAETPNTYNVVDVVLAPGVPEPTTDPARNFYTTSSCGVCGKASIDAVRTRSRFAVRDDTLAVTTATLAALPDRLRAAQRAFDRTGGLHAAGLFTAGGELLVLREDVGRHNAVDKVIGWAVREHRLPLAGHVLLVSGRASFELTQKAWMAGVPLLAAVSAPSSLATDLAEEAGMTLVGFLRGQTMNVYAGAHRIVSEEAVRTA, encoded by the coding sequence ATGGGACGGGCGACTGACCGGCGTAGCGTGCTCCGGATCGACCTCGACGCGGCGGCCGACGGGCGCGCCCGGGTACGGCGGCAGGACACCCTGGCGGTGGAGGAGCCGCTGGAGATCCGGGTCGGCCCGGCGGGCCCGGGTCGACGGAAGCCGCTGGCGGTCACCATGCGTACCCCGGGCGACGACCTGGACCTGGCGATCGGGTTCCTGCTCACCGAGGGGCTGATCCGGTCGGCTGAGGATGTGCACACCGCGCAGCTCTGCGCCGGCGCGGAGACGCCGAACACCTACAACGTGGTCGACGTGGTGCTGGCCCCGGGCGTGCCGGAGCCCACCACCGATCCGGCCCGCAACTTCTACACCACCAGCTCGTGCGGGGTCTGCGGCAAGGCGAGCATCGACGCCGTACGCACCCGGTCGCGGTTCGCCGTACGGGACGACACCCTCGCCGTGACCACGGCGACGCTGGCCGCCCTGCCGGACCGGCTACGCGCGGCCCAGCGCGCCTTCGACCGGACCGGTGGCCTGCACGCCGCCGGCCTGTTCACGGCCGGAGGCGAGCTGCTGGTGCTGCGCGAGGACGTCGGCCGGCACAACGCGGTGGACAAGGTCATCGGCTGGGCGGTGCGGGAACACCGGCTGCCGCTCGCCGGGCACGTGCTGCTGGTCTCCGGCCGGGCCAGCTTCGAGCTGACCCAGAAGGCGTGGATGGCGGGGGTGCCGCTGCTGGCGGCGGTCTCCGCGCCCAGCAGCCTCGCCACGGACCTGGCCGAGGAGGCCGGCATGACCCTGGTCGGCTTCCTGCGCGGCCAGACGATGAACGTCTACGCGGGCGCACACCGGATCGTCTCCGAGGAGGCCGTGCGGACGGCCTAG
- a CDS encoding RNA polymerase sigma factor, producing the protein MTEADASRRFTAIYDAHHAQVYAYAVSRVGRQLADDVVSDTFLVAWRKLPTVPASPLPWLLGVARNVLRERYRDEVRQASLTAELRAWADESAADVADGVTERAAVLAALARLADEDRELLTLVAWHNLSARAAARVVGCSTATFFVRLHRARKRLQAALAGPVQVVRRSPIAQPVEEYSK; encoded by the coding sequence GTGACAGAAGCCGACGCGAGCCGACGGTTCACGGCGATATACGACGCGCACCACGCGCAGGTGTACGCGTACGCGGTGAGCCGAGTCGGACGCCAACTCGCCGACGACGTGGTCAGCGACACCTTCCTCGTGGCGTGGCGCAAGCTGCCCACGGTGCCGGCGTCGCCGTTGCCGTGGCTGCTCGGGGTGGCCCGCAACGTGCTGCGGGAGCGCTACCGCGACGAGGTGCGGCAGGCCAGCCTGACGGCCGAGTTGCGCGCCTGGGCCGACGAGTCGGCGGCGGACGTCGCGGACGGGGTGACCGAGCGGGCAGCGGTGCTCGCCGCGCTCGCCCGGCTCGCCGACGAAGACCGGGAGCTGCTGACCCTGGTGGCCTGGCACAACCTCTCGGCCCGGGCCGCCGCTCGGGTCGTCGGCTGCTCGACGGCCACCTTCTTCGTACGGCTGCACCGGGCCAGGAAGCGGCTGCAAGCGGCCCTGGCCGGGCCGGTCCAGGTCGTCCGTCGTTCCCCGATCGCCCAACCTGTCGAGGAGTACAGCAAGTGA